CGTCGCGTAGTTCCCGAGGTAGCTGGAGTAGGGGGGGAATTGTTGCTTCTAGCCATGTGTTTTGCCATTGTTGTATACGACTGAGTTTGACTTCGATAGCTGATGCTTGTTGAGGAAGAGGAACATGAGCTGCTGTCATGATGCGGGGTGTTTGCTGGCAGTCGCGCGCGTTTTTAGCGCGTCATTAAAGTGGGGCCATCGACACCACAGCATAGCGACACCTAACAGTCAAACCCTCGTTCATCTTTCACTCTGCCATCAGCATACGATCGCCCTGTCAACTCAAGCTTTGTTTTCAACCCTAAGCCGTCTATCCAATAGCCTCATATATCGCTGGCCGCCGGTTGCGAGAAGCAAGCAGATTGGTGTTTGTGCAGCAACACGCATACGTCAAATCAAAAGTCGACTCCACTTGCAGTATCTGTAATAGTCTCAATTTTCTTGGTCATTAAGTAGAATCTTTGATTCTTGATGATAGCCGTTCTCTACGTCTCGTAATGTATAGATACCCTTACTGTTCCTCTCGGATAGTTGCCATTCATGTATCAAACTCGCAATTCTCTGCAGCCTAGGTGTGATATGATACTTTGTGTATTCAAAACCCTTGGGGCTTCTGTTGCTTGCTCCGTATCAACTTGCTATTCGCGGTATATAGTTGAGCACCGCCGAGACTATTGCGTTGTATCTCTAATTTTCGAGGTGGTACTTAGATAATAGAGACTCtactagactccgcaacaatcaattcaatccggtcactctcctagacccacttacctatctaggtagggcttaaactcctataggtaactactaggcttaaagcggtaatcaatcaatccaatctgaaccttctaggacccacttaattgattgttgcggactgtggaCTCTACACCGCCTATATAGTCCAAATATCTCCCAAGTTGCTTAATCGGGACGTTTGATCTTTGATCTGTTCATTATTCTTACATAATCAAGTCCGAAGGAGTAGTTGAATAGACTCGGATATCAGAAAGAAAGTTAGTACAATTGGCTATGGCAAATGATGTGCGTTCTATGAGACCTTTATTCGGTCAGATACCTATGTTCCGAGATGACTAGAACATATCATAAGTATCAAAATAATGCTATGAGTCTCCATGAGAGCCATAGCGAAGATTAAAGAGGTAAATATAGTAGGAACAGCGCTCCCGTTGTTATGTACTAATCACTAGACCGAAGCTGCTAAGTTGGCCTGTTATCTCTGGGCAGTCACAAGGTTGCTCAACTCACTCTTGTCGCAATCTACCACTAACGTCGTTGGCTGTGCAGCCCGTCACCACTCTGACCTCCCCCACGCAGACCCTATCTCACTAGCACCCTCTTTCACTAGCGCCCTTCCACATTCTACACACCTTAAAGGCTTGCCCTCCCCAGCACTTGGAACTCTTCTTTCTCTCCGCTGCACACCTCCTCTACCTCTGCGCGACTTCCTGCCACTTTGGCCAGACATTCGCTAGCGCGTCTGCTCTTTACTCCCCACACCTCATAAGCTCGCGCTCCCTGCTTACCGAGCTTCATTTTCTTCCCGCCTCCCACTTATTCTCCCCACGCCTTCTTTCGAATTCGATTGCATTCCCTAAGAGCATTGACAAATCACCACTTGAAAACGACTGCCGTATCTCCGGATGCAGCTGTTTGTTCCCCTGCTGTGGCTAGTCGCCTTCTGCGGCTATGCCTGCAGCTTCCCGTCAGCTGAAGCTACAACCACCCTCGAGAACAATCAGGTTGCAGTAGGTGAGATCCATCGTACAGATGTGCCCGCAGCTTCTTGCGGTCCAAACAGCGCTTGGCGTCGGATTGCCTATTACGAGGCTTCAAACATGCGCCAGCGCGACTGCGACCAGATTTGGCCGAGTAGTCTCAACACCAACGGATACACTTCGATAGTGCTCAGCTTTGCTATCTTCAACTCAATTACCTTTGAAGTTGGCATGAAGCGTCCCGAAGACGAGGAGGTTTACAACCAGTTCTTCAAGCTTCCGGCAAGTATCTACAAGGGAATCGCGATCGGCGAATGGGCCATGTCTCATGACGGAGAGACAAGCCTCGCATGGTCCAAGATGGCCAGTACCAAGGAGAACCGCAAGTCTTTCGTCGATTCCCTCAAGCAGTTCTTGGAAAAGTGGAAGTTTGACAAGATCGAGATTCACTGGGAGTGGCCAGGTGCTTCCGATACGCAGAACCAGGTCGATTTGATCCACGAAGTGCGCCAAGCTCTCGGTAGCACGTTTGTGGTCTCTGTTGTTCTCCCAGCCCAGGAGGGATACCTCAAGAACATGAACCCAGGTGCAATGCAGGATGACGTCAATTGGTTCACTGTCTTGACATATGACTTACATGGGTCATGGGATGACATCTCGCAGGGGATCAAGCCACACACTGACCTTGCTGAAATTGATGGCGCGCTCAATCTTCTATGGACTGACAAGATTGATCCAGCAAAGGTTCTGATGGGAGTCGCCAACTATGGCCGTGGCTACACTGTTGCTGACACGAAGTGTAATTACTACGGTTGCGAATTTGTAGGCGCCAGTAAGCCCGGTGGCTGTACGAAGACCGGCGGCTTTCTTAGTGCATGCGAAATCAACAGGATCATTGGGGAAAAGAACCTCAAGCCTCATATCATCGCTGGAGGAGCAGGCGTCAAAGAAATCGCATGGGATGACCAATGGGTGGGATACGATGACCCAGAGACTCTTGGCATGAAGCTACAACTTGCAGACAAGCACGGTCTTAGTGGTACAGCGCTCTGGGCCATTGACTTCGATTGTAATGGTGGAAATGGCGGTGCTCCACAACAACCTGGGACTCCGATTACGCCAGGCCCTTCACCCTCTGATGAGCCTGCCTACCCCGCGCCTATACCTTCTGGAGCTCCCTTGCCTACTTCATCGGCACAAGGCTCGGTCCCTTCATTTTTAGCATCTCCTAGCAGTCTGCAATCTTCTCCTGCACTCTCGAGCAACGTTTCCCCGCTAAATCCATCCTCGGTACAAGGCAGCCCTGTCCCGTCATCGACACAGGGATATTCGAGTGTGACCGACCCTTCGCCTATGCCTTCCTCGGAAGGTTCGGCCTTGCCATCGTCTCAAGACTGGAACAGTCAAACTTCGTCCCAGCCTGTCGGTTCAAGCGTTGCTTTCTCGTTATTTTCCAGCACTCCTTCCATAACGACAGGCGCTTCGACTCCTTTGGGTATTTCTCAAACACCACCGAGCAGCTCAAACAGCCCAACAGTATCTTGGGTGAGCTCAGTAGAGGGGTTTACCACAGCATGGTTTCCGATCACTGTTATCCCTAGCATTTCTGCATCCCCATCTGGATTGCCGCCAGGTAGCACAGACATCCCGATTGTGTCTTGGGTGAGCTCAGTTACTGGATCATCGACAGTGTGGTTTCCCATCACTGTCATCCCGAGCCGTTCTGCAGCACCCCCGAGCAGTAAGATCAGCTCAACGGATGGTGTAACGCCTTTACCGCCATTGGAATCAAATAGCAGTCCTGCATCGCCGTCTCAAGCGCCATCCGGTAATTCAAGCACTCCGATGGTATCATGGGCATTTAGCTCTGTTGAGGGATCGACAACAGTATGGTTTCCCATCACTGTTAGCGAGAGCAGCTCTGTGCAACCTCCTATCGGTACGATTGGCTCGAGTAGTGGCTCAAACCCTGTACCGTCATCGGGCTCGGCCACCAACTCTCCAGCGCCGTCCGTCAGCTCAGACTCTCCAGCGGTGTCTTGGGTGAGCTCTGTTGAAGGATCCATGACCCTGTGGTTTCCTGTTCCTGTTCCTATTGCCACCCAGAGTGACCCTATAATTCCTCCTCATGGCACGATCAGTTCAACCGACGCCACGGTTTTTCCTCGTCCAGTTCTTGCCTCATCAACCGATTCTTCCAAGCCTGATCCGACCAATTCTCCAGGCCCAGGTCCGACGAAGCCATCATCGCCAGACCCAACGGATACGTCTTCTTCTGGACCAGCACCGGGTTCGTCAGCTGTCGGGACTATCGCGCCTTCCAAAGACCCAGGCGAGCCCTCAGCGGTGCTACCAGTCCCTAGTGATATTTCCCCTGACCCATCGGGTGTGGTACCAGTCCCAGTCCCAGTTCCAGGCCCCCCTGATGGCCCAGATCCAAAGGATGATCCAGACTGCGTACCGAACGACTGCATTCTTGATTGTATCAAGTGGCGAGTCGTCACTTTCTTGCTCACCAAGCGGCCCTTCTGCCCTTGTGTGGTAAAGGCGTGCAACGACGGCCacaagaagaagccaaaGCCGACTTCTTACCCCAAGAACAAGAACAAGAAGTGCAATTTGTTTGGATGCGGCTGTGGCTACATGGGTCTTGGTTTTGGTCCCGGCTGTGGTGGTGATGACAAGGACTTTATAATCCCTTCACCCTGTGGTGTCTTTGGCTGTGACCCCTGCCAATACTTTGGTTGCCCAGGTAGAGAATCGGGTATCATTGGAGTTGATGGGTACTGCCTGGGAGAAGGATGCTCGGCCTGTCCACCAGAGATTTGCAGCCTTCCGGGTTGCACGATTTCAGGTGGCTGTGGACCCAAGCCTGGGCCAGCGCCTAACAAGCCATCCAATCGCCCAGATCCTGAGGAGTGTGAAGATAATCAGCGTACGGTCATCACTGAGCGATTCGTGTGGTGTACTGAGGGATACAATGTCTCCGCCCTGCCCACTAGTGTGATGGGTACTTCATCCACCCTGATCACATCCATGTGTGTCCCATGGATCGATGCAACTGTGACCGTTTGCGGTGGAGCTATCCAAGGCTTCGACACCACCATGACGCAGACTGACACCGAAACGGTGACTACAGACGATCCAGCTTGTACTCGGGCGCCACTCTCATTGGACGACGATGAGGGTAACAACGACCCGAACGATTCGTTGAGCACAGTGACGAGCTTCGATAGCATGTCTAGCAAGCCCTCAAGTACCCCTTCAAGTGTCACCTCAACTACCCCCTCAACTACATCCTCAACTACCTCGTCGGCCACACCAATACCAGAGCCAACAGGTTCAATGGACAAGTATGGGATGTGGACGGCCCGCATCCAGCAGTACATGTGGGACGACTACTCCGAGATGCACTGGACTCTATTCGACCCCAACGGCAACAACGCTGGCGAGCATGGCACCCACGGCAACGGACTCAAGGAGATCAAAGATGTAATCCTGACAGTTAATCGGCCTTCTCAACACCAGATGCCTGTAGAAATCAACGTCACGGTGTTAGATGTAGATGACCTGCCTAGATGCCGGGTCAACTTTGAGTTCAACAAGGTTATCGACGGCTGCGACTACATGAAAAATGTACAGTGTAGGCCGTACTTTACCTCTGAGATGTGGACCGAGCGAGAGCCCTTTGCTCTGCAGACGTGCGAGGACTCCTGTAAGAAGAATGGTAAGGATTCTCCTCTCCAAAAGACGGATTTGTGGTGCGAGGACCTGAACACCGCCGATTGGGAGCAGATGGCGACTGGGTGGAAGCGGGATTTCACTTGTGGCTGGAAGGGTTTTTAGATGGGTGGTATTTGGTGGAAAAGTTCAGTGGCATGTAGAGAGAGTAAGGTTTAGAGGGTTACATGTTCATGGTCTTATGCCATAAGAGTGTCGATCTCAATGACGCTAGATTATAGTGATATACATTGATAATAATTAAATTTTAGTTCATTTCAACTCTTTATATAATTGAAGTGCTATGATATTATCTCCACCGCCATTTTCATTTAACACAAGTGCCTCTATCTTCACGATAATCTTAATGATAGGTAAGGCAACAGTGACTTGGTGACTTATAATATGACCCAGCTGACATAGACCGCCGGTAACATCTTGTGAGCCTGAGTGGTAATGAAAGTATGGATATCCCAAAAACACAGCTCTACTACTTACATGGTCCAACACTTTACTATCAGCGCCTTCTCCAACCGCTCTACCCGCTTTTCGCACACTCCCGTCCAAAACTACCCAAACACAGTCATTTTACTGCCAAAAAGCCGCACTCTCAACCCGAAGGCTCATCCACAACCCCTCCTCCCCTCGCATCCTTCCCGACCTCAGCCTCGCCCGCCCGTTTCTCCGCTCGTTCACAACGGCTAATGACCCACACAACCCGGCCCGTCATCCCACCCTCAATATCTACTTTAGCGCCATGTAAGTCATGCACATCATACCTACACCGCCTTGATTCATAGAACACCATGACACGTGGCAGGTTACACCCCAAGAATTTGCGCACATTTTACGCTCTTCAAGAAAACGACAACTCGTTTTACAGCACCAAGTTCCGAGATTTAGTAAGATGACTAGCTCCGCCACATGCGTACATTTCGCTTAGGTAGCGAAAGAACGGGCAGTGAACCGGGTTTTGGATGCATGCATGCAGATCAGGCATGTGGCATTGGGGGATGTTAGCCGCATATCGCGCGGAGTATGCGTGTAATACAGTAGGTACGTGTACGGTTTGGAGGGATGGGGTTGCGGGTTGGATGCCTATTGGGCGTCAATTCAGCAGCTGGATTGGAGGCTGTGGCCCTGTTGATGTGTGCTCGAGCCCTTTGCCTGTTTTCCGGAACTTTGGGGATTTGGCGCATATAGATGATGTGGTGGATCGAGTAGATCGAGTGCATTGGTGGTTCATGAGTCTAGGATGAGGCGCCTTGAGCGGATAGTCAGACTGTGTGGCCTTCTAGGTGGACTTTGTATACAGTACCTGGAGTGTTTGGTGAGTGATTACACTATAATTTTGCCGGGAATGCAATCTACTGCTGACACGGGCAGCGAGTGCGGTCATGGTGGTGCGCAGTGGTGCAAGATCGGACAAACCCCTGCCGACGATAGGTAGAGGAATAGTAAGTATGGCGGTCCAGAGCTTCATGCAGGTTCACGTTTCCCATCACATTCGAGATCATGCATATTGCAAGCAGCAACATTTCTGTCACATGGACCCACGTGGCTTTGTTTCATGTATGCGGCCCCTCGACCGTTGACGAATGCTGTGTGACCCGCACATGGTGGCCGGGAAAGGCGCGGAAGCGGGAGATGTCCCGTGTCGAACTTCACTCGTCGTGAACGAACTGAACTGAGCAGGAGCATATGAAGGATCCGACGGCTTCTTTCGAAGACTTAGTGTGCAAAGCCTCATCGGACCATCCGATAGGTTCTCAGATCTATCAAACGCATCTCTTCGGCAGGTGGCTCGATCTTGGTAATAAATGTGCAGATAGCTGACGAGCTGGTATCCAAATTAGTGTACCTGCAGGAAGCTTAGCACTGTCAGTGTCAACGCCCCAGGTTTGAAGTCAGCGCATTTTGCGGCTACTCGTATTGCATACGCGACTGCCCTGTCACGCCTTGCGATGCCGATGCCAGAGTCCGGAAGCATCTCCTCGTGCTGACGTCTTTGAGACCATACCGCCTCCAGTGACCTCGGGAACGTGCTCACGACGACACATGTCGTACAAGCTCTGACCGAGCTCACCGAAGAATGCGCCAGCTGGAATATACTCAACACCTAAAGTGAGCCGCAATAAGCCTTGTAGATTCAGGCACCTCAAGTGCCGAATTTGCTGAAATGCGGCTTGCGTCATGGCGAGTCTGGCCATGGCCATCATCTGTATGATGCATGGTGGAAGAAGTGACAGCTCGAGATTGAACGTCAATATGTCTGGTCTCCCGATTGTTCTTTTATAGCGATTAGACATTGATCTCAGTATGATTTGACGGAGTAAAATGAGAAGATGCGCCTTTCGAAGAGGCAGCTCGTTTCTCAGGTCATGTGCGAGAATAAGAACTATTGAAACTGAGAATATGGACCGCATAATTGTACACCATACTGATAGTGGGACTCGTGCGGCCATCATGTAGTTTCCAGCCATCTTTGGAGAGGTTTGCGATTGCAAGGTGGGTTTTCGCAGGGAAATCGGCAAGTGCCAGTGAACAGCACCGGCCAACCTCCAACCTGCAGTAAGGATGAGGATCCTGCAGCTGCAGCACCATGAATAGTACGATATGGCGAACCACTCACCGAGCACCTAGATCCCTCCGAATCTTCCCGACTGGACCACTTCTACTTCTCCAGTGCTGGTGGTGTCACCGTTTCATCACTGCCCACCCATGCCACATACCTCATACTTACCGAACCGCGCTAATCCCAACGGCCCCGCAAAGACCGGCGCGCAGCATGCAGCAGTGAACCTAAAACTGACATCGGTGAGGAATCCTGTCTGGAAGGTTTAACTCACACCGCAATTCTAGCGCCGTGAAGCCTGCATGCAATCTAGCTTTTGCTCCATGTGTCCTTGCTGTCGTACACGAGATAGAGCTGTTTTGGGGGGAACTGTGCGGGTTCATGTTGGCCATTTGTAGCTCGTAAAATGAGGAAGATCATGCAGACTAGGAACTGAATAACAAGTTCGATGCTTCTGCGTGAAGGATGCTTGACCGGAGGTAAGGTACGGATTGAGGTATACGGGGAGAATGGGAAAACGGTCCGCGAAGCTGAAAAGGGAAAATTTACGCGGGGCGCAGAACCCGATGACTTTTGCGTACTAGCGTCAAATTTGTCATCCTCAATTTATGGGGCAGATAGACGACCGCGGAGGACATCTTAAAGCTTTGTTGAAATGCTTTGCGGTTCAAGCGGATgtaggctgaaagatgaAAAGACATGAATTGACTATACAAGCACTATACCCAAAGCTCCCACGCCTGCAACGCCACCATACAGTGATGTTGAAGATACAAGTGTACTAGATCACACCGAACCACTGTCAAACAATCAGGGAATCGCCATTCCAAACCCAACCCGACAGATCGTATTTTGACATCCCAGGAAATCAGCTAGGTCCTCACCCCGCATACTCGCGATAAGCAATCTGCTCGTCAAACACGCATGTTGGCCCCATATCTACATCCTCCTGCCAACACCCTTGGTCCACCGGCGTCCTCGGCTCATCTGCACTTGGACTAGGACTGTTCGTAAACAAACTCTCTGTCGGGCTCTGGTCAAGCACATAGCCCGTATCCGATATCGGCAGCCCATGCGTCATAGGATGGTGGTTTACCATGTAGGGTCGCGCGGTAGCACGCGAGAAGATGTCGAGATGCGAGTGATGGCTGTGTAATGGGCTGCTTGTGTAGCGCTCGGTCTTGCTTGGTGGTCCGTAGCTAAAGTCCATGTCGCTGCTGGAATGTGTGGAGGGAGTGTAGGACATTGAGGAGTCGGGGCGTTGGTATCTAGGGTCAAAGGCAGACGGGACGGAGCGAGACATGTAGTGGGGATTGAGGTATGTGTCTTGCATGCGGGCCGAGCGCATCCTGGCTGAACGGCGGGAGGCTTTTCCTCCCTTTGCACCTGATGCCTGGCGTTGAGGCTGGGGTTGGTGGTTCCGAGGGCCGCGCTTGTTGGGCTGCTTGCTGCGGTAGCGGGTCGTTGATTTGACGCCCTCGAGTATCGCTTGGTCGGTGAGTCGCCACATGAAGCCTTTGCGGGATGCTTCGCTGGGATGATCAACTTTCTCAAAGGCCTGTCATGCTGTTAGTCACGGAATAGGCAGAAGGTAAAAATGCAACGTACCCCATTCATTGAGAGGTTGTGCCGGATACTATTTTGCCATCCTTTAGTACCAGAATCATTGGCCTTGTCTGTATTGTTCTTAAACCAGTCGTAAATATCGCGCAATATCATCGTATGGTCCGGAGCGTTCATCAGCGCTTGGTATATGAGCTGCGCATATGGCTGCTCCTTGTCAAAATTACCTCCATGTCCTTCAAAGTGGGAGTCTGCATGTCCAGGAGGATCGTCGCCCGGCGTGGAAGCTCGCGTCAGGTCAGAGTATGGGCTTTGGTAGCCAGTTGGATCCTCGATTTTCATATGCGACCCGTATTGATGGTGGTCATAGTCATTGCTCAACTGCATTAGCTGGTCGTTGATCCCATGGTCCGAAAGATCTAACGCGTCGTGGTTTTTCGGTGGCTCGATGTGGTATGCCGTGGGTGGGTAGGAGTCTACCACACAGTTTTCACGGGGTATGGTGATGAGATCCGAGCTGTTGTATGATCGTGGGCAACTCGAACTAGGGCCTTGTGTTGGGAACGCCATGCTGTAGTTGTCGTTGTAGGACATGCCGTTCTGGGCGTAGTGGTAGAAGTCGCCAGAGTTGCCGAGCGGAAGGGGATTAGGTGTGTTGTAACCAGCACAATCCTGGCCGATGGGAGTGAACATGAAATTGGTATGTGTAGCCCATTGCATTGGTTCTTGTCCGTTGAAGCTCATGGTAGAGTGTGGGTCTTGATTCCTGGATGGTGTAGGTTCTTGAACAGCAGTGGACATGGTAGGCACATCAACAGACAGCCTTGAAGGTAGGGAAAGTAGCGGACTTGGAGTGTGGAGTGGGAGTGTAGCACCAATAGCGTCTTTCGATGACTGCGTAGTATCAAAACTACCGCACAGGTCTGCGGAGGAGGGCCGATGAGGTGATTGCACATGTGGCATAGTTGTTGTGTTGTCGTCTGTCTATGGGTCTAAACGGTAGAGGTGCGGAGCGTATCGATACGAAGCACGCGAAGGTGGGTGCCAACGCCGTGTGAAACCAAATGAGTGGCAAAGATTGGACTTTCGGAGTAGTGAAAGACGATGCTTGCGAATGAAGCGACGGTTGGGATATTTACATATCCGCTGCGTCCCTACAAATGGGATTGCGTGGAAACCATTGTCATCGTTACCCAGATGCTTCCTGGTCGGGTTCCTGCTGCCAGCACACATGCAGGCTTGATGCTGCGGCCGCGCTTGGGCGGGCAAACAACATGCGAGATCTCATCGCAAAGACAAAGAAGCTGAGGATCAACCTGAACCCAAGTGCAGCTGTATCACGGGGCCAAAGTGCCGACATGGTGTGAGAGGCTTGCGGGCCGAGACGGATCCAGAAACACTTATAGCACTGCT
The sequence above is a segment of the Pyrenophora tritici-repentis strain M4 chromosome 3, whole genome shotgun sequence genome. Coding sequences within it:
- a CDS encoding ChiA, Chitinase, with the protein product MRQRDCDQIWPSSLNTNGYTSIVLSFAIFNSITFEVGMKRPEDEEVYNQFFKLPASIYKGIAIGEWAMSHDGETSLAWSKMASTKENRKSFVDSLKQFLEKWKFDKIEIHWEWPGASDTQNQVDLIHEVRQALGSTFVVSVVLPAQEGYLKNMNPGAMQDDVNWFTVLTYDLHGSWDDISQGIKPHTDLAEIDGALNLLWTDKIDPAKVLMGVANYGRGYTVADTKCNYYGCEFVGASKPGGCTKTGGFLSACEINRIIGEKNLKPHIIAGGAGVKEIAWDDQWVGYDDPETLGMKLQLADKHGLSGTALWAIDFDCNGGNGGAPQQPGTPITPGPSPSDEPAYPAPIPSGAPLPTSSAQGSVPSFLASPSSLQSSPALSSNVSPLNPSSVQGSPVPSSTQGYSSVTDPSPMPSSEGSALPSSQDWNSQTSSQPVGSSVAFSLFSSTPSITTGASTPLGISQTPPSSSNSPTVSWVSSVEGFTTAWFPITVIPSISASPSGLPPGSTDIPIVSWVSSVTGSSTVWFPITVIPSRSAAPPSSKISSTDGVTPLPPLESNSSPASPSQAPSGNSSTPMVSWAFSSVEGSTTVWFPITVSESSSVQPPIGTIGSSSGSNPVPSSGSATNSPAPSVSSDSPAVSWVSSVEGSMTLWFPVPVPIATQSDPIIPPHGTISSTDATVFPRPVLASSTDSSKPDPTNSPGPGPTKPSSPDPTDTSSSGPAPGSSAVGTIAPSKDPGEPSAVLPVPSDISPDPSGVVPVPVPVPGPPDGPDPKDDPDCVPNDCILDCIKWRVVTFLLTKRPFCPCVVKACNDGHKKKPKPTSYPKNKNKKCNLFGCGCGYMGLGFGPGCGGDDKDFIIPSPCGVFGCDPCQYFGCPGRESGIIGVDGYCLGEGCSACPPEICSLPGCTISGGCGPKPGPAPNKPSNRPDPEECEDNQRTVITERFVWCTEGYNVSALPTSVMGTSSTLITSMCVPWIDATVTVCGGAIQGFDTTMTQTDTETVTTDDPACTRAPLSLDDDEGNNDPNDSLSTVTSFDSMSSKPSSTPSSVTSTTPSTTSSTTSSATPIPEPTGSMDKYGMWTARIQQYMWDDYSEMHWTLFDPNGNNAGEHGTHGNGLKEIKDVILTVNRPSQHQMPVEINVTVLDVDDLPRCRVNFEFNKVIDGCDYMKNVQCRPYFTSEMWTEREPFALQTCEDSCKKNGKDSPLQKTDLWCEDLNTADWEQMATGWKRDFTCGWKGF
- a CDS encoding Transcription factor Forkhead-HNF3 family translates to MSTAVQEPTPSRNQDPHSTMSFNGQEPMQWATHTNFMFTPIGQDCAGYNTPNPLPLGNSGDFYHYAQNGMSYNDNYSMAFPTQGPSSSCPRSYNSSDLITIPRENCVVDSYPPTAYHIEPPKNHDALDLSDHGINDQLMQLSNDYDHHQYGSHMKIEDPTGYQSPYSDLTRASTPGDDPPGHADSHFEGHGGNFDKEQPYAQLIYQALMNAPDHTMILRDIYDWFKNNTDKANDSGTKGWQNSIRHNLSMNGAFEKVDHPSEASRKGFMWRLTDQAILEGVKSTTRYRSKQPNKRGPRNHQPQPQRQASGAKGGKASRRSARMRSARMQDTYLNPHYMSRSVPSAFDPRYQRPDSSMSYTPSTHSSSDMDFSYGPPSKTERYTSSPLHSHHSHLDIFSRATARPYMVNHHPMTHGLPISDTGYVLDQSPTESLFTNSPSPSADEPRTPVDQGCWQEDVDMGPTCVFDEQIAYREYAG